The Fragaria vesca subsp. vesca linkage group LG2, FraVesHawaii_1.0, whole genome shotgun sequence genome includes a window with the following:
- the LOC101295105 gene encoding F-box protein DOR-like, translated as MRSDTSCTGSTTLGSQSLGAPTHQSLSNPKWLKNINDLPEILLVEIFCRLPCKFALRCKCVCKSWSTLVSDPYFDSRRALYLRNNCDNDQVLMFVSRSFTSGYFKTELFTISKQSHQGLNVKPLDLDPRSHFRFHRVVAAYNDLILLCYYHTFDQEQHIYYICNPTTKQWVALPSAPPCEEEVHVANVGFACDSDNRCCKVVRILALGLNFGTDKLGVQIFSSETGKWIDSDLVLQGSCNTDDRIKNQTAPVAHDGTLYWITHRGDLIGLELFSKFNINSTKCHGRFISSPRPVHHGHSSTCVCQGSVRLCHFDYGRERYSLSVWDLKEDEEWCFKELVDLHPLMSSFPVGSRLLAFDPNDQDILYIWRKEYTSNASDILMCNIRKLTVTEIFQFKACVSLNSFPFVLPWGRWPTPVPRLN; from the coding sequence ATGAGAAGTGATACTAGTTGCACAGGAAGCACTACTCTTGGATCCCAATCGCTAGGAGCACCCACTCATCAGTCTCTCTCAAACCCAAAATGGTTGAAGAATATTAATGATCTCCCAGAGATTTTGTTGGTTGAAATCTTTTGTCGACTTCCATGCAAGTTTGCTTTACGATGCAAGTGTGTCTGCAAATCATGGTCGACCCTCGTCTCCGATCCTTATTTTGATAGCCGCCGTGCTCTTTATCTCCGGAACAACTGTGACAATGACCAAGTTCTCATGTTTGTCAGCCGTTCCTTCACATCTGGATATTTTAAGACCGAATTATTTACGATTTCCAAGCAGTCTCATCAGGGGTTAAATGTAAAACCACTCGATTTGGATCCAAGAAGTCACTTCCGTTTCCATAGAGTGGTGGCCGCATACAATGACTTGATTTTGTTGTGTTATTACCATACATTTGATCAAGAGCAGCATATTTACTACATTTGTAATCCCACCACCAAGCAATGGGTGGCTCTTCCTTCGGCTCCTCCATGCGAAGAAGAAGTGCATGTGGCCAATGTGGGATTTGCCTGTGATTCCGACAACAGGTGCTGCAAGGTTGTGAGAATTCTTGCACTAGGGCTGAATTTCGGGACTGATAAATTGGGGGTGCAGATCTTCTCTTCTGAGACTGGTAAATGGATAGATTCAGACCTTGTATTACAAGGCAGCTGTAATACGGATGACCGTATCAAGAATCAAACTGCACCAGTTGCTCACGATGGAACATTGTACTGGATTACTCACCGTGGCGATCTTATTGGGTTGGAGCTTTTCAGTAAGTTCAACATTAATAGCACAAAATGTCACGGTCGTTTTATTTCCAGCCCTCGTCCTGTACATCACGGTCACTCGAGTACTTGTGTTTGCCAGGGGTCTGTGAGGCTATGCCATTTCGATTATGGACGTGAAAGATATAGTCTCTCTGTTTGGGACTTGAAAGAAGATGAGGAATGGTGTTTCAAAGAGTTGGTTGACCTGCACCCATTAATGTCGAGTTTCCCGGTGGGAAGTCGACTTCTGGCTTTCGACCCAAATGATCAAGATATATTGTATATTTGGCGTAAGGAATATACATCTAACGCTTCGGACATCCTCATGTGCAATATTCGTAAATTGACGGTAACTGAAATCTTTCAGTTTAAAGCTTGTGTAAGCTTAAACAGCTTTCCGTTTGTGCTCCCATGGGGGCGGTGGCCAACACCAGTTCCTCGACTAAACTAG